The genomic region TGTAAAGCGTGTACTAAGGATAGGACAATAGCAGATAGTCAGATGTTGACATTGAAGTCCGCAGCAACAGAAATGCCATAATCTTTTTATATCAATTAGTCTGTTAAAACTAGTTTAAAGAAACAGACTACAGAGAAACAAAGACATTAGGTCGATTGTTCACACCCAACGCGCAATCTCACTCCTAACGTATAAATTGATCAACAAAATCCTCGCCTAGCCCGACCGCCTTATAATGTACTTtagcaagctcaagcttgcTAAAAACATCTTCAATTGCCTCGGGGTTTCCAGCCTGATCAACATAGATGTATGCTCCGGTTACATGAAAAAGAGTAAtcatctcttcaactcccTCAGGTACTTCCAAGGTATGAATATCTCCAGGAGGCTCGAAAGCATAGCTGCCCTCCTCGGCCCACCAATCATGCTCGAGGTAGTGCCATCGGCCCTTCAATACGGTAGCGTGCACAGGGCCAGCATGCCTATGACGTGACAAGATACCGCTTTTCCGAACTCGCAAAAGATTGACGAAGTAGCCTTGGCTGACATTGAAAAGCAAGGGGCGAAACCAAACATCTTTCGTCTGAGGAACCCACAGTTTCTCTTCGAAGTCGAGCTGCAAGGTGTTATGCACCACGAGGTCATCTGCAACGTTTGGCAGTGGAGCACCTTGGTAAGCAACCTTTTCAGGGGCTGGTCGGGAGGGCGTGGAGGATGTCATGATGCTTCTTTCGGTTTGTTCGATTCTTTGATGACTGATAGTGCAATATCTTTTAATTGTATGAGAGGGAAAACAAGGTCAACCATGTGTGCATGAGAATAACTCGAAGGTGATTGAAACAAGTTATATCCTTCAAACCGCCTACGGAAGGTGTTATGTTATACCTGTTCTCGATATGCTTAACACCATCCTTGCATACTCTGTACTTGAATACATAGGAGTCGTTCAAATGCGATCCGATCTCTCGTCATTGTAAACGTCATTTGGCGAATGTCACGGCCGAAACACGAATGCCGCCGGATGCATCCGAAAACGCCACTGAGACGTCTTCTAGCCTTTCCACATCTATATCCACCGGATGGTTGCTCCACTTGTCTACTTGAAGCCCCGATGACCCACCGTGATCCGATTGGATCGTTCTAATGCATGATACTTTCCGGTCCTGCCCCACCACGATCCATCTGCTAGACCCTATTGTCAAGCAGTCAAGCGAGGCTAAGACGGAAAAGactcaagaagagaagtGGGACTTTCCTATACCGGATCAATGCGGAACAATCGTAAATAGCTTAGCGTGCCTACTGGCCCTATGAGATTCGTTCTCCTGGGTGTAATAAACTCTATCTATTGTTTGCTGGGTCTAAGCAAGGCGGCAGACAACCCTGGTCAAGATAACATGTATAAAAGCTACGACGGAACATCACCGATATGAATGAAACATGATTATTAACATATGCTATCAACAACCTGAAATGACTAGACTTAGCGGAAAAGTCGCTATTGTAACAGGCGGAGGGTCGGGATTTGGTGCTGGCATTGTCGCCAAGTTCGTATCAGAAGGGTGTAAAGTGGTCGTGATGGATATTGACAAGAGCCTGGCGTCTCAAGCTGCTGCAAAAGCACCCTCGGGAAGCGCTGTGGCGATCAGAGGAGATGTTTCGCAGAGCGAAGACTGGGTTGTTGCCTTGGATACTGCCCTGGTCAACTTCGGCAGCCTTGACATTGTGGTTAATAACGCCGGGGTATTGCACGTGGCACAGCCCTCCATCGACATGGATGAGCACGAATACGATCGTGTTATGAGAGTCAACGTCAAGCAACTTCTCTGGAGTACCAAAGTGGTAGTGCCATACTTGATCAAAAATGGAAAGTCAGGAGCTTTCGTCAACGTATCAAGTATGAGTGGAGTGCGGCCAAGGCCGAACCTGGTATGGTATGCAGCAAGCAAGGGTGCTGTCAATTCGGTATTTCCTGTCGCATATCTGTTTAAAGACAGCGTGCTAACTCGTTAGCTAGGCTACCAAAGGTCTGGCCGCTGAATATGCATCAGCTAAGATCAGATTCAACGCAATCATGCCATCTGTTGGAGAAACGAATATGTATTTATTCCACGAGTGGTCCGAGTTAAAATAAGAATCTCTAATGCTAACTATGGGCAGGAAACCTCTCTTCTTAGGGCATGATGATAGTCTGGAAGCGTGGGGAAAAATGATGAGTTCGATTCCGCTTGGTCGTTTGTGTCAACCTCATGACGTTGCCGATGCGGCTTGCTTTCTAGTAAGCGATGAAGCATCTTTTCTCACTGGTGTCTGTTTGGAAGTAGACGGGGGTCGAGGAATCTAATAAGCGGAATAAACATACTATGGTACTAAAACACCTTACGGATGCTTTGTGCTACTTAAAGAGATACAGGGCACGAATGACTTTGATGTGAGTGTAGTAGCATTGGTTCGGCACTACATGTAGTGTTGGCTGTGGGATTTGTCATGATGTCAGAGAATCGACATTTGTAAGCGgattgaggaagaggatcttAATGAATAATCTAGAGAAGATTGAATGGCTTAGTAATTTAATTCAGCCATTAACTAAAGAATAAATACCTGGTTATGTTCTTTGGCAATGCAGACTGTGACTGTACAAAAACCAAACTTTAGACCAATCAATTATTATTCAATATGTCTCATTTTCACAGTGTTGGGATCTTTCCCGCCTCTGGTGGTATTGGAGGTGGTACTGTCAAGCACATGTTAACACGGCTTCCTCCCACcgatctcatcctcatcagccgCCACCCTGAGAACCTTGCTTCTGTCAAAGCCCAAGGAGCCGAAATTCGTCAAGCGGATTACGACGATGATTCCGCGCTACAGCATGCATTTCATGGTATCGACACACTTTTTTTGATCTCGTATGCCTCCGTTGAGCATGAATACAGATCTCAGGTAAGCAGCCGAACAATCAAGGATTCTCAGGTTTACTGTTCCATACGCTAACCCAAAGAATGAAAAGCGCCACAAAGCGGCGATTGATGCAGCCATACGCAGTGGGGTCAAGTATATCTTCTACGGATCTTTAGGCTTTGCTGGAACACCAGACAGCAAGGAAAGTGTGGCACACGTCATGCAGGCACATCTCGATACTGAGAAGTATTTAGAGACATGTCGACAAAACAACGCTGGCTTTGCCTATACCATTGTCCGTGAGGGTCTATACTCCGAATCGTACCCTCTGTACACTGCCTTCTTTGACCCGGCGCGGCCTCGAAGGGAGGTCAAGATTCCTCACGATGGATCGGGGCCTGGCATTTCATGGGTGAAGAGAGAGGAGCTCGGCGAGGGCACAGCGGAGCTCATCTCGCGGTATGTAActgagaaagaaaagttcCAGTGGCAAAACAAGACTATTCTCTTGTCTGGAGAGAAAACGTTGACCTTGGCAGAGACGGTGGCAATTCTTGGCGAAGTCGCGGAGGTCCCTCTTCAAATCAAGCAGGTTTCTGTCGATGAATTCGCTACACAACCTGACGTTTCTCTCAATTTTACCTATCATGGTGCGGACTATTCTAAGCCATGGGCAACGGCCTTTGAGGCTTTTAGGCAGGGCGAAGCATCCTGGGTCTCTCCAATTCTAAAGGAGCTTTTGGGAAGGGAACCTGAAGATTTCAAGACAACTATTTGCCAGTCAATGTAAATAAGGATGTGgattaaaatattataattctttattttatgGCTATCTTTAAGagtatataaaattaaaagaaaataagaaaatattattaatatatttccTAAATACttagaatattataattcttttttaaattaccttaactttattaataattgTAATTATTAAACcttaaggctattatatttattggcttataacttataaaaataagataatactGCTAATTTAtagaattaattaacctaattaggctataattcAATACGGTTAAATTTACACCTTAATAGGAAGTTCTTTGTAATAgtaataactattatataaatctctcTAAGCTTTTCTTTCTTAAGGTAAAAAAGTAAGCTGATCTCATATTCCCTTTGCATGTGGATACTGCCGGATACATCCACCGGGAACGAGAGACCCACTGCACAACCATGTGATGTAATATTCTCGGGCCGATAATGTAATAGTAAAGAAACCTACCTTGAGGACAAGCGGCAAGGCTTTAGTTCCTtaggcaaggaagagggtaaTCATAGCCTGGTTGTAGTTGCTTAGAAATCCGATTTGTTAATTCCCATGCCAGTAACGTTGAATTAAACGCTGTTTAAGACTAATTACCAATAGGTAATAATTGTTACTCTACTAATATGCGGgtaatttataaaaagtcTCTCTATGCTCCTTTTAAAATTTCTTCTTTTAGGTGCTTTACCTTACCtcttaaattattatattctGACTATTATAAGAATCAATTATGTCTGCCTATTCAACGCAACGTATCTCAGGCCCCCAGCCCACAAGTCCTATGTCGAAGCCGGCAACAGCATCTCCGGAACAAGATGAAACATGTGAAGAACCACCATGCAACATTGCTGCAAAAAATATTCCGTTCTTTACACCTGCGCAGAATCCACCCGCCGGAACAGCGTTGGAGTGTCAGTCACCTGGAAAGTCTGTCCCAAAGTTATTTACGCCGCTTAAGATTCGAGGTATCACGATGCAGAATCGTATCTGGGTCAGCCCAATGTGTCAGTACAGCGCACATGAGGGCTTTCATACACCTTGGCATATCGCCCATTATGGAGGGATGGCTCAGCGAGGTGTAAGTCAATCACTGTGgaacaaagagaaaagaCTAACATAGATAGCCCGGCCTAATCATGCTAGAAGCTACGGCAGTTCAAGCCAATGGCCGCATTACACCTGAAGACTCGGGTATCTGGCTCGACGCCCACATAGATACTCTCCGAAAGCATGTTGAATTGGCCCATAGTCAGAATGCTCTGATTGGAATTCAGCTAGCCCATGCTGGCCGTAAAGCTTCCACTATTGCTCCCTGGTTGAAATCCACGGCTGTTGCGACACGGAAGGTACAGGGATGGCCTGATGATGTCGTCGGACCTACTAGTCAGCCTTTCAGCGAGCATACTCCCAAGCCTCGAGCTATGAATTTACCTGAGATAGCTCAGCTTCGACAGGACTTTGTGCTAGGCACGCAGCGGGCTATCCGTGCTGGCTTTGATGTCATTGAGTTGCATTTTGCACATGGATACCTTGTGTCGACTTTTCTCACCCCTGCTGTTAACAAACGAACAGATCAGTACGGTGGCAGCTTCGAAAACCGCTGTCGATTGGCCCTTGAAATTATTAAGGATATAAGGGCTTCCATGCCTGCAGATATGCCATTATTTGTCCGCATCAGCGCTACTGACTGGCTGGAAAATAACCCAGAGTACCAGGGAGAAAGCTGGACCGTTGAGGAAAGCAAAAAGCTGGCTATTCTCCTAGCTCAATATGGGGTAGATGTTTTGGATGTCTCGAGTGGCGGAAACCACGTATTACAGCAGCCAGTTGGTGGCCCGGGATATCAAGCCCCATTTGCAAAAGCTATCAAGAAAGCTGTAGGTGATACAATGCTTGTCAGCTGTGTTGGTAGCATTAGGACCGGTGACCTCGCGGAGCAGCTGATTGTTGGAAGTAACGACTCAGATGACGTTCCTCTTGATCTCATAGCCGCAGGACGTATGTTTCAAAAGAATCCTGGACTGGTATGGGCATGGGCAGACGACTTGGATACACCGATTACTATGGCGCACCAGATTAGCTGGGGTTTCCGTGGTAGGGCTCAGAAAACATCTCAAAATGTTAtgtaataatatataatattaaatttagAGACATGTCCTATTCGTTGTCATTTACCCAAAGGTCGGGCCTATCACTTATGTCTACATCTTCATTGGCCAAAAAGATGGCCCAAATGTATGAACAAGGCGCCAAATCACAAGTATGGCGCTGGAATGAGGCTGTCAACTCTAACCATTCCTAACTCAGTATTTTTTTCCAATTTAGTATTAACATACATATATTACAGGATATAActatataacctatatatacAGGGTCTTAGACTTTTGCTCTCTATCATTTAGTAGCGATTAATCTACTGTTGAGATTTCAATCAATGAACTATTTTCTAGTTTACTAGACCTATAAGACAAGCAAAAGAGCCAAATACAATAAGATCTGTAAGAACTATCGCTCCTTCTGAGATCATTTAATCTAATCTAATATATATCCTTCATGAAGGCTCTTAATGTACTTTCCAAACTTCTCCACTTCGGCCATGACTGACTCAAGGTGGTGATAACCAAGCTTCTCCTTACGAAAGGCAGCAAGCTGTCGTGCTGTTATAATCATATTTCAAATCTAGCGACCGTTAAGAGGAGCCTCCGCGAGGTCATTAATTCAATCTCTTATACTCTTAATATCCACATCGAGTCTTCGAGCAGTTTAAGGGTTACCAAGCATATCCATACGGGATTGCTCGTTTGCCTGTTCTGTGCGCTGTAGCTCGAGATTTTCTAGCCGGTTGATGAACTTTTGCTAGACTTGGCGCCTTTGGCCTTCAGAGATCTTTCGTCGTCGATTATAAAATTGATTAGCTTTTGGTAAGCTATAAGGTCTTTATAGTCATCGTCCTATTAGCCCCAAGCTCAGATTATGCTAATATATCgaatttaatatatatctttaaagCTAAATAACTAGGTTAAGCTATATTAGCCATTACATAGCTCccttacttaatatattctatatacCCTCTATTAACTAAGCTTTGACCTAGAAACctttttattaagtaattaaaaGGTTTAATCTAAAAGGTTTAAAATAGAACTTAAGGTTTCCCAgtatattttctttttaagACTATATATACTCTTATAAGTCTTTAAATATCTCTGCTATTAGAATTAAAGTCTAAGCCTAAGGAATTATATTTTCTCTTTAGTCCtatttaagctttatattatttatattaataatatttattatatatcttaatttTCTTATAACTAGTAATTTTAGGGcctctttattatttaaggtatattaaataagatgCCTTACTATATACAGCCTTTAAAGCAGatagtaataatttattGTTATTAACCTTTATAACTTTTATAAAGAACCttttatacttttaactAATAGGATTAGTTAGGAGATATAGAGATagaaactaattatatatattactcTACTTTAACCCTAGTTATAATATTCAAAGGTATATAGCAAAAAGGATAACTAGACCCTGACCTTTACCTAGTAATCTCTGTGTTACGATCCCAGCGGTTACatcacgtgtaccccacaaaGAACTCCACTTCAACACCCAACCAGGTCAGGACCGACAAATACAGGACCGACGGCGCTCCAGGACCGACGACGACCTCATGTCATGTCGCTCCCATACCCttacctttagtatatagatcacattcatttgcactttcatagactcgagctcaccagctatcaataaaacttctttacaTTGATcaagcctaacacgcattgaATCTACcattaagagacgtgacaCTCGACAAGCTCAGTACCACGCCCTACGCAATCTGCCAAcaataaacctagcacggcttagtttatccGCAGTTGGACACCAACCGTCACactctgcctctgcctctttattatatataaggcttatattaactttttaatataataaaagtatactatcttatagtattaactaattaaccttataatatatattatcttcttatagtatttaaagcttttattatatttaataaatatctttctttcctttaaacttttaattaaatataaatttaaaagCCTCTTATAACATAATAattttaagatatataagaAACACCCTCTTAATAATGTTttctaatataaaatatttattattaagtcttttatttaaatatatactttttttttttttttttttttttttttaatttttttaagtttataaacttattattataattttataaatttagTTCTAAGTAAACCcttaagaatattaatttatcATCAAACTAGAAGCcgtaatatttaatttagCTAAGTTGAAACACAGTACGTGTAAAGCGAATCAATACTAGACAAGTGAAATCAGCCTACAGCGGCTACCCTTTTTGTTGCTAAATTCTGTAATATCAGGGTCTCGAATACGGCGCCATGGCGTAACTTGTGGAAAGCATATTTAGAAGATTAAATAGTGCCAAGCGCTATAACGCACTATTGGCTTCTAGGCTTTGACAGAACTTTCACAGACAGGGGCTAGTGACTAGTCTCAAGCTGAAGTCAGGGGTAGTTTTCCAATATCCAGCAATCACAGAAAAAGACATAATTATCTCCAGGAGGTAGATAATCTGTAATCAATTGGACTGATTGGTCTAATACTCTTGAACTCTTAATGACCATGTTTATAGTGAAAAGACTGTTAAATGCAGCCAAACAACATTCAAATGCGCTTCCTAACCATTTTCATCCAGCAAAAGCGGAAATATTTCCCTTTCAGAGCAGCGGACGAGGCGTTCACTAGTTGTCACCGATTTAGCGGACCCGTTGATTTTAAGTAAATAGTCTCATAGCGTAGAAATAAGGGTCTCGACCGCTCTCTTGGGAAATATCTCGATTGAATTAGGGGCCGAGGTCGCCGAATTCCGCAGCCGGTATCTTCATAAACAGTCGATATGCCGCTGCCCGGGTCTCCTCGCTGCTTTTGCTAACCCTCTCAGCGCCTCTCTTGGCTACTACACTCGTTAAACCTTCGCCATGCGTTCTGCTTTCGCTTTAACGGGCTTGGCTATCTTGTGCAACATTAATGTTGCCCTGGCAGGCCCATGCAAGCCTCATGGTGCGACCAGTCATACCGAAGCAACAGTAACGACAGCTGCCCCGACCACTTCGGAGACAAGGGGACCCCTCGTTGTCAAGAACGTGATTGGTAACGGAAACTTTGCCCTCAGAGACCCCACCAACCCAAGTTACATCCCCAACTACACCGTCGAAGGCCAGGGTGAAATTGTCGAGAACCAGGGTTATACCGGCGATGGCAGCAAAGAGAAGGGTTGTGTCGAGCTGCAAGCTGCCAACAGCCCTCCCGGACGCAAGCGAGCCATTGGAAACATCGTAAGCATTTCTCAACAGCTTGACTCCCTCGACATCATGAAGAAGTACACTGTTCGCTTCTTTTATGCTGTTGTTACTGCCAGCCAGATCAATGTCTGCACCCTAAGCGCTTCTATCGCCGGCCATCAATTCTACACATCGACAATCCTCAGTATTGGAACAGCTATCGACTGGAATACTGTTCTTGAGCAAACCGATGTTCCAAACACACAGGGTGCCTTTTCAGTGTCGGTCAATTGCCCGATTGGTGGAATTGCGGCTATTTATGTCGACTCCATCTTTATGTCTAACCAGGTCACTCCTCAGACGATCAACGATGTATCGATTGACTTTGGTGATGGAAATGATGTTACTACTACGAGTGGGTTACCGGTAGGATCTACGACATCCAACGCGCCAAACAGTAAGGAGAGCACCAAAAGCCCATCGACACAAACCCTGACTTCCACTGGAGCTGATGCCGTCACTTCGGAGATTGCACACCCGACAACTCGTCTTTCCATGGGTTCCGATACCGAGACTTTCCATCCATCAACCAAGTCTGTCATCGGTAGTGACACTGTAACTCACGGTTCTGATGGAGCTCAGACCAAAGAACCTACAAGCGCGACTGGTGAATCGACTGCCTCTGAGCCTACTACACAGAAACCGCCAACAGCATCAGACAGCGACATTCCGACTCTCACCCTGAACCCAACCACTAGCGCCCTGCATCCTTCAACCGCAAGTGACAGTTCCCCCTCGACCGCAAGCTCTTTACCAACTGGCTCGCGTGTCTGCCCCGTAGGAGCCCCTCCACCTGGATACTGCAAGCCTGTGCAGCCAGAAGTAACCCAGACGGTGTCCCTGCCAGGAATTCCACAGCTGTCTGATAATGATCGTCCTACCGCCCCCAGGGCCTGCTGGGCTTTTGGAAAGGCAAAGCAAGGTACATGGGGTCGCACAAAGTCGAGCAACCCTCGACAAAACTCCATCGCTGACTGTGCCCTCCTTTGCAAGCAAGAAGGATCTGCTTGCAAAGCCTTTGCGTTGTACAATTTGGGTGGAGAGACTAGCTGCTGGATGCTAGGTGACAGACTGGGCGTCGTTGGTATTGATCTGAATCAGCAGTATTCTCTGATGTGGAATGATTTCGATTGCTTCGAGTGTCAGGATTGTGACATCAAGAACCCAGCGGATATCGAGACCTCGACCCTCGCACCTTCAACCACCTCTCTTCCAGCAATTATGACTACATCGGTTTCTCCCTCCACCCCTACTCTTTGTCCCAACTGCCATCTCCGAAGCTCACCATCTTCAGACCTTGTCTGTGAGAAGATCGGTAACCTCGGCGCTGTTGATCTCCAGCCTTATGCCAACAACGATTTCGATCAGGCCACTATGCAGACAAACTCGGAACAATGTGCGACTATCTGTTATCAGCTGGACGGCTGTGCTGCCTCAGCTCACGATGCCGCGCGGGGACGGTGCATCTTTTCCAATGTCGCCATGACGAGCAGCGCATTCCAGGAAGCACAGGCTTTGAATGCCCACGATTACATTCTACCATGGAGTTCCCAGGGCTGCTGGTCCTGCTCCAACGATTGCTCAGTTCAGCAAGATACCACCAGCGAGGCTCCTAGCCCTACTGAACATGCCGTTGAACACACGACAATAACCCCCTCACGTACTGAACCTCTTACAaccttcatctcttcttACGTCCCAACAACCACCGAGTCTGCCATGCCTCAATGTACCCTTGCTTTATCCGATGGATGCACCTTCGATCAGAACAACTATAATTATCAAGACTGCAGTAAATATGGAACTATGAAGAACACTTTTACACTCGGAGACAATGAGTACCCCTGGCAAGATGGTATCAACACTTACCAGAACTGTGTAGCCATTTGCAACCAAATGCCTCACCGCTGCAAGTCTTCCGCATGGGATCAGAACCAATCGGCGTGTgtcttctcctccaactctATCTTTACCTCCGCGTTCACCTCCAACAGCGGAGACGATTCGGATATGAATTGGAGTGACCAAAGTTGCTTTAAATGCTTCTGCCATGACCAAGATCGCGATGCATACTCTGCGTCGCTGAGAACTGCTCTCCCTACAGCGACTTGCACGCCGAGCATTACGAGCGAGGATGCTGTTTGTTCGATCAAGCAGGTTGACGCCGGCGATTTGGTCTGCCAACATCAGGGTTACTTCCCATGGCAATGGGACGAGGCACCTTCCAAGTTTCCCAACCAGGATTCAGAGGAGCGTTGTGCGGCTCTTTGTAACTCGAACCCTGACTGTCAAGCGTCAGGCTGGTCTGAGGAGTATGGCAAATGCGCTATAGGAGGTTTCCAGCTTAAGGATATTACGTGGCAGCAGTTTGGTGATACGAAGTTGAGCTGGAGTGATAAGGGCTGTTGGGACTGCTCTGACTGCATCAAGAGTCAGAAATGGCgtatttataattaatttctGCTCTTCGGAGACGACAGTGGTAGTAGAATTTGGTGTTACGTTGATAAGACCTCAATAGAAATATAGATTCGATAGCCGGATTGCATTTGAATTAATGATGCTTGTGTATTTGATAACTTAACCTGGAGATGACCCGAGGTAGCGGTAGGGGTTCGGACCGTACGATTTCTACAACTTCAGGACTTGCGTGATATTACAAGATTCGATTTACCGTCAGACGCGTGACTTGTAGTTGCTCGCTCCAGTGCTGCCctcaaatcaaacaaattAAATCTAGGGTCATGTTTGAAATATTTGATAGGCCACGATGCTAGATTTGGTATTTAAAATATGTATTCAAAGATTTTAAACATTCCAAATCTCACCATTTGTGGTCTTAGCTTATCTCTCCTAGCCACTATTATATCCAGCTTCACCGCACTATCCCTGACCCAGTCATCGAGGCATTGTAGCTGTCCGGTGCCAACTTGAAGGGTGGGGGGAGGGTAGGGCACACGTTGGGAGAAGTAAACAAGCTTCTAACGACACAATCTAACGATATAGGGCGAAGAGGGGAAATATTAGGCAGCTACTTTCTCTTTGGCGGATTAGGAGGTGATGATAGGGGGTTGCTCACTAATGGAAAGTATCAGCGAAGGCTTTGATTAGTCAGATCCACTCCCCAAGCATTCACCAGGTTAGGTAGGCTACAAAGAGGCACTCATCAGCA from Fusarium oxysporum Fo47 chromosome III, complete sequence harbors:
- a CDS encoding RmlC-like cupin domain-containing protein, encoding MTSSTPSRPAPEKVAYQGAPLPNVADDLVVHNTLQLDFEEKLWVPQTKDVWFRPLLFNVSQGYFVNLLRVRKSGILSRHRHAGPVHATVLKGRWHYLEHDWWAEEGSYAFEPPGDIHTLEVPEGVEEMITLFHVTGAYIYVDQAGNPEAIEDVFSKLELAKVHYKAVGLGEDFVDQFIHYGISVAADFNVNI
- a CDS encoding NmrA family protein codes for the protein MSHFHSVGIFPASGGIGGGTVKHMLTRLPPTDLILISRHPENLASVKAQGAEIRQADYDDDSALQHAFHGIDTLFLISYASVEHEYRSQRHKAAIDAAIRSGVKYIFYGSLGFAGTPDSKESVAHVMQAHLDTEKYLETCRQNNAGFAYTIVREGLYSESYPLYTAFFDPARPRREVKIPHDGSGPGISWVKREELGEGTAELISRYVTEKEKFQWQNKTILLSGEKTLTLAETVAILGEVAEVPLQIKQVSVDEFATQPDVSLNFTYHGADYSKPWATAFEAFRQGEASWVSPILKELLGREPEDFKTTICQSM